The Cydia amplana chromosome 9, ilCydAmpl1.1, whole genome shotgun sequence genome includes a region encoding these proteins:
- the LOC134650744 gene encoding phospholipase A1 VesT1.02-like: MNTFVLCVLFLLVNYISDTSALGRGDLEKYGPFHQALYSKYIKCDHDKDTNLDVSLVNVYFYDFSRNDVKTFPIAEAADGIRNYSGLDIMRRFIVFVAGYKSNINKNTEQRVRDTFRDFPNSYLIILDHSPYTNEKPGYLKGYERAVQYVYYIGKALGEMLANLRRGGISAQSMHCIGHSLGGQMLGYTGQTFIDMTGEKLWRITALDPAGPCFSNSVIEDQVRSGVAEYVEVYHCNAGGLGTSSVLADIDFFVNKKGESQPDCGTPLIPGIFDSSKAAKCSHKTCVTVWTATVKHPDWFLAWKCDSYKEFKKGECQPGDVTLAGFWNPGNATGVYYFSTEGYDLDL, encoded by the exons ATGAACACATTCGTCTTGTGTGTCTTGTTTTTACTCGTAAACTATATTAGTGATACAAGTGCGTTAGGCAGAGGCGATTTGGAAAAGTATGGGCCATTTCATCAAGCGCTGTACTCGAAATATATCAaat GCGACCACGATAAAGACACCAATCTAGACGTCAGCTTAGTCAACGTCTATTTCTACGACTTCAGCAGAAACGACGTTAAAACTTTCCCCATTGCTGAGGCAGCCGACGGTATCCGCAACTATTCAGGCCTCGACATCATGAGACGCTTCATCGTCTTCGTGGCCGGCTATAAGTCCAACATCAACAAAAACACTGAACAACGCGTCAGAGACACCTTCAGAGACTTCCCAAACAGCTACCTAATCATTCTTGATCATTCTCCTTACACCAATGAGAAGCCAGGATACTTAAAAGGCTACGAAAGAGCAGTCcagtatgtatattatataggaAAGGCGTTAGGCGAAATGCTAGCCAATTTAAGAAGAGGAGGCATATCAGCCCAAAGCATGCACTGTATAGGACATAGCTTAGGTGGACAAATGCTTGGTTATACAGGACAGACCTTCATTGATatgactggagaaaaattaTGGAGAATAACTGCTCTAGATCCCGCTGGCCCTTGCTTTTCCAACAGCGTAATTGAAGACCAAGTAAGATCCGGAGTAGCCGAGTACGTCGAGGTATACCATTGTAATGCTGGTGGATTAGGTACTTCAAGCGTTTTGGCTGATATAgacttctttgtgaacaaaaaaGGCGAGTCCCAACCGGATTGTGGAACACCTTTGATACCAGGTATCTTCGATTCTTCAAAAGCAGCCAAATGCAGTCATAAAACTTGTGTAACAGTATGGACGGCCACAGTTAAGCATCCTGACTGGTTCTTGGCGTGGAAGTGCGATTCGTATAAAGAGTTTAAGAAAGGTGAATGTCAACCTGGTGATGTCACTCTAGCTGGTTTCTGGAACCCTGGTAATGCGACTGGCGTTTATTATTTCTCTACGGAAGGTTATGATTTGGATTTATAA